From a single Pasteurella atlantica genomic region:
- the rng gene encoding ribonuclease G yields MNGAELLVNVTPSETRVTLVENGVLKEVHIERESKRGIVGNIYKGKITRVLPGMQSAFVDIGLEKAAFLHASDIVSHTECIDESEKKQFIVKDISELVREGQSIIVQVVKDPIGTKGARLTTDITLPSRYLVFMPENSHVGVSQRIESESEKERLKALVEPYCDELGGFIVRTAAEDVSEESLQQDAIFLKRLWRKVMERKLKYKVKSMIYGEVALAQRVLRDFVGTEISAVIIDSKTTYEQVKEFLNEFMPELAQNVQLYSGTQTLFDAYGVEEAIQKGLEKRVDLKSGGYLIIDQTEAMTTIDINTGAFVGHRNLEQTVFNTNIEATKAIARQLQLRNLGGIIIIDFIDMQDEDHRERVLQSLEDALSKDRVKTNVNGFTQLGLVEMTRKRTRESLEHILCEDCPSCKGKGVQKTVETVCYEIQREIVRVHHLFSAERFVVYASKNVVDYLINEESHALLAELEVFIDKKVDIRIEPFYSQEQFDVVVM; encoded by the coding sequence ATGAATGGTGCAGAATTATTAGTCAATGTAACACCAAGTGAAACTCGTGTAACATTAGTTGAAAATGGTGTTTTAAAAGAAGTTCATATTGAACGAGAGTCAAAGCGGGGAATTGTTGGGAATATTTATAAGGGTAAAATTACCCGAGTATTACCTGGTATGCAGTCTGCTTTTGTGGATATTGGATTAGAAAAAGCCGCCTTTTTACACGCTTCTGATATTGTTTCTCACACTGAATGTATTGATGAAAGTGAAAAGAAACAATTTATTGTTAAAGATATCAGTGAATTAGTACGAGAAGGGCAGAGTATTATCGTACAAGTGGTTAAAGATCCTATTGGTACAAAAGGAGCGAGATTAACTACTGATATTACCTTACCCTCTCGTTATTTGGTTTTTATGCCAGAAAATAGCCACGTGGGTGTTTCACAACGTATTGAAAGTGAATCAGAAAAAGAGCGTTTGAAAGCACTGGTTGAGCCTTACTGTGATGAACTGGGTGGCTTTATTGTTCGTACGGCAGCCGAAGATGTGTCAGAAGAGAGTTTGCAACAAGATGCCATTTTTTTAAAACGTCTGTGGCGTAAAGTAATGGAACGCAAATTAAAATATAAAGTAAAATCAATGATTTATGGTGAAGTTGCATTAGCTCAACGGGTACTAAGAGATTTTGTAGGAACAGAAATTAGTGCGGTGATTATTGATTCTAAAACGACTTATGAACAAGTAAAAGAATTTTTAAATGAATTTATGCCTGAGTTGGCTCAGAATGTACAACTTTATAGTGGTACTCAAACATTGTTTGATGCTTATGGTGTTGAAGAAGCTATTCAAAAAGGATTAGAAAAACGTGTTGATTTAAAATCAGGTGGTTATTTAATTATTGATCAAACAGAAGCAATGACGACTATTGATATTAATACAGGGGCTTTTGTTGGACATAGAAATCTCGAACAAACCGTATTTAATACCAATATTGAAGCAACTAAAGCGATCGCTCGTCAGTTACAGTTGCGTAATCTTGGTGGAATTATTATTATTGATTTTATTGATATGCAAGATGAAGATCATAGAGAACGAGTTTTACAATCTTTGGAAGATGCGTTGAGTAAAGATAGAGTAAAAACAAATGTGAATGGTTTTACTCAGCTTGGTTTAGTTGAAATGACCCGCAAACGCACCCGAGAAAGTTTAGAGCATATTTTGTGTGAAGATTGCCCTTCTTGTAAAGGAAAAGGAGTACAGAAAACGGTTGAAACGGTATGTTATGAAATTCAGCGAGAAATTGTACGAGTGCATCATCTTTTCTCAGCTGAGCGTTTTGTGGTTTATGCTTCAAAAAATGTGGTGGATTATTTAATTAATGAAGAAAGCCACGCATTATTGGCAGAATTAGAAGTTTTTATTGATAAAAAAGTAGATATTAGAATTGAACCATTTTATAGCCAAGAACAATTTGATGTGGTTGTGATGTAA
- the ycaO gene encoding 30S ribosomal protein S12 methylthiotransferase accessory factor YcaO, translated as MTIQTFILGKDKALEDSINTFQHKLTQLGFDIEEVSWLNPVPNVWSVHIRDKHCPQCFTNGKGATKKAALASALGEFFERLSTNYFWADFYLGQQLANSDFVHYPNEKWFAIENEQQLPSGLLDPYLCNYFDPDNELTPDLLIDLQSGNEKRGIVALPYIRLSDNKTIYIPQSIVGNLFVSNGMSAGNTKFEARVQGLSEVFERYVKHKIITEAISLPEIPQTIIDSYPNIKASISKLEDEGFPILCFDASLGGQFPVICVILLNPHNGTCFASFGGHPNFEVAFERTVTELLQGRSLKDLDVFTPPSFDNDDVAEHSNIETHFIDSSGLISWDLFKKDPDLDFHHWDFSGSTQQEFDNLMAIFNHLEQPVYIMDYEHLGVYACRILAPSMSNIYPADDLIYANNNMGMQWREILLDLPNFHHNKATYQELLEQLDEQGIDDFTRVREFLGIAANKGSALQTLRIGELKSMLNLAIGNLEEALDWANWTIDMNATVFTPERNNYYRCLIQSIELFLDEERDPKQYQTVFEKMYGKETVEFVWNAVAGGNPFYQWTASDENLTGLTSHQKLLEAYAKVQKAKVNPIQN; from the coding sequence ATGACAATTCAAACCTTTATTTTAGGTAAAGACAAAGCGTTAGAAGACAGTATTAATACTTTTCAACATAAATTAACTCAACTTGGCTTTGATATCGAAGAAGTCTCTTGGCTCAATCCCGTACCTAATGTGTGGTCGGTGCATATTCGTGATAAACATTGCCCACAATGTTTTACCAATGGCAAAGGGGCAACTAAAAAAGCGGCATTAGCCTCTGCACTAGGGGAATTTTTTGAACGTCTTTCAACTAACTATTTTTGGGCGGATTTTTATTTAGGTCAGCAACTTGCAAACAGCGATTTTGTGCATTATCCCAATGAAAAATGGTTTGCAATTGAAAATGAACAGCAACTACCAAGCGGTCTGTTAGATCCTTATTTATGCAATTATTTTGATCCTGATAATGAACTCACACCCGATCTATTAATTGATCTACAATCTGGTAATGAAAAGCGTGGTATTGTCGCACTGCCTTATATTCGTCTTAGTGATAATAAAACCATTTATATTCCACAAAGTATTGTTGGCAACTTATTTGTATCTAATGGAATGTCTGCAGGTAATACGAAATTTGAGGCTCGTGTACAAGGGCTTTCAGAAGTTTTTGAACGCTATGTTAAACATAAAATTATTACCGAAGCCATCAGCTTGCCAGAAATTCCTCAAACTATTATAGATAGCTATCCTAATATCAAGGCATCAATCTCAAAATTGGAAGACGAGGGATTTCCAATCCTTTGTTTTGATGCTTCATTAGGTGGGCAATTCCCTGTCATTTGTGTGATTTTATTAAATCCACACAATGGTACTTGCTTCGCCTCGTTTGGTGGACATCCTAATTTTGAAGTCGCTTTTGAACGTACGGTAACCGAATTATTGCAAGGCAGAAGTTTAAAAGATTTAGATGTTTTCACTCCGCCCTCTTTTGATAATGATGATGTGGCAGAACATAGCAATATTGAAACGCATTTTATCGATTCAAGCGGTCTGATTTCGTGGGATTTATTCAAAAAAGATCCTGATCTTGATTTCCATCATTGGGATTTTTCAGGCTCAACCCAACAAGAGTTTGATAACCTAATGGCAATATTCAACCACCTTGAACAACCTGTTTATATTATGGACTATGAGCATTTAGGAGTTTATGCGTGCCGAATTTTAGCCCCGAGTATGTCTAATATTTACCCTGCTGATGATTTAATTTATGCCAATAATAATATGGGAATGCAGTGGCGTGAAATTTTATTGGATTTACCCAATTTCCATCATAACAAAGCCACTTATCAAGAATTACTAGAGCAACTTGACGAACAAGGTATTGATGATTTCACCCGTGTAAGAGAGTTTTTAGGCATAGCCGCAAATAAAGGTTCAGCACTACAAACCCTACGTATTGGTGAACTAAAATCAATGCTCAACCTCGCCATTGGCAACTTAGAAGAAGCCTTAGACTGGGCAAACTGGACAATAGATATGAACGCAACAGTATTCACTCCAGAAAGAAACAATTACTATCGTTGTTTAATTCAATCTATTGAACTCTTCTTAGATGAAGAGCGAGATCCTAAACAATATCAAACTGTCTTTGAAAAAATGTATGGAAAAGAGACGGTGGAATTTGTTTGGAATGCTGTTGCTGGGGGAAATCCATTCTACCAATGGACAGCCTCTGATGAAAATTTAACAGGTTTAACCTCTCATCAAAAATTACTTGAAGCGTATGCAAAAGTACAAAAAGCAAAGGTAAATCCGATTCAAAACTAG
- a CDS encoding ISAs1 family transposase, with product MTNNFITHFSIIKDPRIERCKKHALIDILFLSICAVLSGAEGWEDIEDFGHVKLDWLRRYLPFHNGIPKHDTIARVMSRLEPEAIQTCFINWVKELITEVDGEIIAIDGKSARGSFSTKNRKDSLHMVSAWSCENGLVLGQQKVEGKSNEITAIPKLLDLLDVKGATITLDAMGCQHAIINKIHSKGADYVVSLKGNQGQLNKEVKAWFHKCHREQFANVGHSIYEHITSGHGRIEERRCIQLEIDKNWLTEHKKWANIQTVICIEAKCHIGEKVTIENRYYISSLSLNAERLNSIIRNHWAIENSLHWTLDMTSHEDNSRIRRGNAAEVMNAFRKLALNIVKTDTTRKASMKRKLKMAALDDNFRAQLLLNIN from the coding sequence ATGACAAATAATTTTATTACTCACTTTTCAATTATCAAAGATCCTAGAATTGAACGATGTAAAAAGCATGCACTTATAGATATTTTATTTCTATCTATCTGTGCAGTCCTATCTGGTGCAGAAGGTTGGGAAGATATAGAAGACTTCGGTCACGTAAAACTAGACTGGTTGAGACGTTATTTACCTTTTCATAATGGAATTCCTAAACATGATACTATAGCAAGGGTAATGAGTCGCTTAGAACCTGAAGCTATTCAAACTTGTTTTATCAATTGGGTTAAAGAACTCATAACAGAAGTAGATGGAGAAATTATTGCCATTGATGGAAAAAGTGCAAGAGGCAGTTTTTCTACAAAAAATAGAAAAGATAGTCTACATATGGTTAGTGCTTGGAGTTGTGAAAATGGCTTAGTGTTAGGACAACAAAAAGTAGAGGGTAAATCAAATGAAATTACAGCAATCCCTAAACTATTAGATTTACTTGATGTAAAAGGAGCCACTATTACACTTGATGCAATGGGATGTCAGCATGCTATTATCAATAAGATTCATTCTAAAGGTGCGGATTATGTGGTGTCATTAAAAGGTAATCAAGGACAGTTAAATAAAGAAGTTAAGGCTTGGTTTCACAAATGTCATAGAGAACAGTTTGCAAATGTTGGTCATTCTATTTATGAGCATATTACTAGTGGTCATGGACGAATAGAAGAGCGAAGATGTATTCAATTAGAAATTGATAAAAATTGGCTTACAGAACATAAAAAATGGGCGAATATCCAAACCGTAATTTGTATAGAAGCTAAATGCCATATTGGTGAAAAAGTGACAATAGAAAACCGTTATTATATAAGTTCTCTTAGCCTTAATGCAGAAAGATTAAATAGTATTATTCGTAATCATTGGGCGATAGAAAATAGCTTACACTGGACTTTAGATATGACTTCCCATGAAGATAATTCAAGGATTAGGCGAGGGAATGCAGCTGAGGTAATGAATGCTTTTAGAAAACTAGCATTAAATATTGTTAAAACTGATACAACTCGTAAAGCAAGTATGAAACGTAAGCTAAAAATGGCTGCATTGGATGATAATTTTAGAGCTCAATTACTTCTAAATATAAATTAA
- a CDS encoding tyrosine/phenylalanine carboxypeptidase domain-containing protein: MEGVKTIKIFLASSNELKKDRENFEIFIGRKNKIYNNQGIFLELRIWEDFNDSISSTRKQNDYNEAIKDSDILLCLFHTKVGRFTEEEFDEAFSEFKRKGKPAIYTYFKTEAVNLNSLNREDMNSLWDFQEKLASLGHFYTLYTNTDYLLNQFSNQLEKYITTHLICPAKSTSSLIKNRYLNLVPQYNCHSLLGRKEKLDEIDTVLMGSKKLVILSGIEGIGKTTISLAYCNTSNFMEKYHHIAWVTVNDNLQSDLMHQLSNKKTGFEYSADLDLEKNFYNLKTSLSMLEGKNLLIIDNVNDSRQLMNIKSMLESLRWNILITSKAEFDECEIIHLDTLNFQDCKKLFLEYYKKKDSSDEVLKLIFKEINYHTLFIILLAKALNKHPLSNMKGIKNNQDARYFLTEQLLKNKISISNPSLISAENNLLGHLMALFDLESLSPNEQKYLVYFSVLPYSDISINDLLKIFQIKEENLVDFINILNDLVIKGLLTQNNLENEIDMVIAYKCHPLIQEVVREKLDISAKNLNDLLQFFINKIEIRPDTNWIESKPYMTYIDEIIINIKEYNFNYAKLLREYARLLEKFSLFEKAIKCAEDSLALMEVDKSCDQLEIAKTYMVVGNCYSRNGYFNQGLEKQLKTKDLIDKLENHPNIELGRLYILLMINYRDLAEYDMSVKYARKAISILKQDKEMESQLELARAYDLLGFTYSKWGLKLNDNNKYRLALFYRLLGFRIRRKYLAEEHPYYGGSLNNIGKMYLQLNKLNKASKYHKKSLDNKVKNYGEYHPSTAFAYNNLSRIYLQKKDFDIAMKYCDQASQCIEGKLHEHHPRIAINKTIRAKIYFCKNELDKALEYVVKALLIQKKIQKNTKNADYQEAFILWQKIKFAILEREYWDFKRTINLIKDITPLNLNQEKEQFIAKFRQNQKYNPIFKYCNSRDNSEVIEKLQIFYKQFSDINFCLSELYKISINKDIEWLTHFENKGVTFNNWLSSLYGKPKDEDIQQALDILKTYNCTLNKNEEQISAVEAQRFITSKLEMCGYNWKVTIQNMSAKMSVSSLEQTLNIKDSATFTLSEIERLYVHEIETHILRNENGKKQKYEIFSIGFPNYLATEEGLATLAEERNHLRSKYDEMKYALRLILCDKCLTTDFWDLFIFVKQYITNDSDAFDMVARIKRGLENTALFGGYTKDQVYFSGYNQLKLLPNEILKKLYIGKVGIEDLDLLLKLDSNDLDYNIKIPDWLDE, encoded by the coding sequence ATGGAAGGGGTGAAAACTATAAAAATTTTTCTAGCATCTTCAAATGAATTAAAAAAAGATCGTGAAAATTTTGAGATATTTATCGGTCGCAAAAATAAGATTTATAACAATCAAGGTATTTTCCTAGAATTAAGAATTTGGGAGGATTTTAATGACTCGATATCGTCAACTAGAAAACAAAATGACTATAATGAAGCAATTAAAGATAGTGATATTTTACTGTGTTTATTTCATACAAAAGTTGGAAGATTTACGGAAGAAGAATTTGATGAAGCATTTTCTGAATTTAAGAGAAAGGGAAAGCCTGCTATCTACACTTATTTTAAAACTGAAGCAGTTAATTTGAATTCATTAAATAGAGAAGATATGAATAGTCTTTGGGATTTTCAGGAAAAACTTGCATCATTAGGGCATTTTTATACGTTGTATACTAATACTGATTATTTACTTAATCAATTTAGTAATCAACTAGAGAAGTATATAACTACACATCTTATTTGTCCGGCCAAAAGTACTTCTTCATTAATAAAAAATAGATATTTAAATTTAGTCCCACAATATAATTGTCACTCTTTACTTGGGAGAAAAGAAAAGCTAGATGAAATAGATACAGTTTTAATGGGATCAAAGAAATTAGTGATATTATCAGGAATAGAAGGAATTGGTAAGACAACTATAAGTTTAGCATATTGTAATACTTCTAACTTTATGGAGAAATATCACCATATTGCATGGGTCACAGTCAACGATAATTTACAAAGTGATTTGATGCATCAATTATCCAATAAGAAAACAGGGTTTGAGTATTCTGCAGATTTAGACCTTGAAAAGAATTTTTATAATTTAAAGACATCTTTATCAATGCTGGAAGGAAAGAATCTACTAATAATAGATAATGTTAATGATTCTCGACAATTAATGAATATTAAAAGTATGTTGGAGAGTTTACGTTGGAACATCCTTATTACTTCTAAAGCTGAATTTGATGAATGTGAAATTATTCATCTTGATACATTAAATTTTCAGGATTGTAAAAAACTATTTTTAGAATATTACAAAAAAAAGGACAGTAGTGATGAAGTATTAAAACTTATTTTTAAGGAAATTAATTATCATACTCTATTTATAATATTACTGGCTAAAGCTTTAAACAAGCATCCTCTTTCAAATATGAAAGGAATTAAAAATAATCAAGATGCAAGATATTTTTTAACCGAACAGCTACTCAAAAATAAAATTTCTATCAGTAATCCCAGTCTAATTAGTGCAGAAAATAACTTACTAGGCCATCTTATGGCTCTTTTTGATCTTGAGTCTTTAAGCCCAAATGAACAAAAATATTTAGTGTACTTTTCAGTTTTACCTTATAGCGATATATCTATTAATGATTTACTCAAGATTTTTCAAATAAAAGAAGAGAATCTGGTTGATTTTATAAATATTTTAAATGATTTAGTTATTAAAGGATTGTTGACACAAAATAATTTAGAAAATGAAATTGATATGGTTATTGCATATAAATGCCATCCATTAATTCAGGAAGTAGTTAGAGAGAAATTGGATATTTCTGCTAAGAATTTAAATGATTTACTTCAATTTTTTATAAATAAAATTGAAATAAGACCAGATACCAACTGGATAGAAAGTAAACCTTATATGACATATATTGATGAAATCATTATCAATATAAAGGAGTATAATTTCAATTATGCAAAACTTTTAAGAGAGTATGCACGACTACTTGAAAAGTTTAGCCTTTTTGAAAAAGCTATAAAATGTGCAGAAGACTCTTTGGCATTAATGGAAGTAGATAAAAGTTGTGATCAATTAGAAATTGCAAAAACATATATGGTGGTTGGAAATTGTTATTCTAGAAATGGATATTTTAATCAAGGATTAGAGAAACAATTAAAAACTAAGGACTTAATAGACAAATTAGAGAATCATCCTAATATAGAATTAGGACGATTATATATATTGTTGATGATAAATTATAGAGATCTAGCTGAGTATGATATGTCTGTTAAGTATGCTAGAAAAGCAATAAGTATATTAAAACAAGATAAAGAAATGGAATCTCAGTTAGAGTTAGCTCGAGCTTATGATCTTTTGGGTTTTACTTATAGTAAATGGGGGTTAAAGCTAAATGATAATAATAAATATCGGCTTGCTTTATTTTATCGGTTATTAGGTTTTAGAATTAGACGTAAGTATTTAGCTGAAGAACATCCATATTATGGCGGTTCATTAAATAATATAGGGAAGATGTATTTACAATTAAATAAACTTAATAAAGCCTCCAAATATCATAAAAAATCATTAGATAATAAAGTTAAAAATTATGGAGAATATCATCCATCAACAGCATTCGCATATAATAATTTGAGTCGAATATATTTACAAAAAAAGGATTTTGATATTGCTATGAAGTATTGCGATCAAGCAAGTCAATGTATAGAAGGAAAATTACATGAACATCATCCTCGTATAGCAATTAATAAAACAATCAGAGCAAAAATATATTTTTGTAAAAATGAACTGGATAAGGCATTAGAATATGTAGTGAAGGCATTACTAATCCAAAAAAAGATTCAAAAAAATACTAAAAATGCTGATTACCAAGAAGCGTTTATATTATGGCAAAAAATAAAGTTTGCTATTTTAGAAAGAGAGTATTGGGATTTTAAAAGAACAATAAATTTGATAAAAGATATTACTCCACTAAATCTCAATCAAGAAAAAGAGCAGTTTATTGCTAAATTTAGACAAAACCAAAAATATAATCCTATTTTTAAGTATTGTAATAGCAGGGATAATTCAGAGGTAATAGAAAAACTACAAATTTTTTATAAACAATTTTCAGATATAAACTTTTGTTTATCAGAACTGTATAAAATAAGTATCAATAAAGATATTGAATGGTTGACTCATTTTGAAAATAAAGGCGTGACATTCAATAATTGGTTATCATCACTTTATGGAAAGCCAAAAGATGAGGATATACAACAAGCATTAGATATTTTAAAAACATATAATTGTACGCTTAATAAGAATGAAGAGCAGATATCTGCGGTTGAGGCTCAAAGATTTATCACTTCTAAATTAGAGATGTGTGGATATAACTGGAAAGTAACAATTCAGAATATGTCGGCAAAAATGTCTGTTAGTAGCTTGGAACAAACCTTAAACATAAAAGATAGTGCTACATTTACTCTGAGTGAAATTGAGCGTTTATATGTTCATGAAATAGAAACTCATATATTACGAAATGAGAATGGAAAAAAACAAAAATATGAAATTTTTTCAATAGGTTTTCCAAATTATCTTGCTACAGAAGAAGGTTTAGCAACATTAGCTGAGGAGAGAAATCACTTAAGAAGTAAATATGATGAAATGAAATATGCTCTCAGACTTATTCTATGCGATAAGTGCTTAACAACCGATTTTTGGGATTTATTTATATTTGTAAAGCAATATATTACTAATGATAGTGATGCTTTTGATATGGTAGCAAGAATTAAAAGAGGCTTGGAAAATACGGCTTTATTCGGAGGATATACTAAAGATCAAGTTTATTTTTCTGGATATAATCAGCTAAAACTCTTACCTAATGAAATATTGAAAAAGCTATATATAGGTAAAGTTGGTATAGAAGATTTAGATTTACTTTTAAAACTTGATAGTAATGATTTAGATTATAATATAAAAATACCTGATTGGTTAGATGAATAG
- the gnd gene encoding decarboxylating NADP(+)-dependent phosphogluconate dehydrogenase, translated as MKGDIGVIGLAVMGQNLILNMNDHGFKVVAYNRTTSKVDDFLNNEAKGTNIIGAYSLQDLADKLEKPRRIMLMVRAGEVVDKFINSLVPYLDEGDIIIDGGNSNYPDTNRRVVELREKGIRFIGTGVSGGEEGARFGPSIMPGGHEEAWPFVKPVLQAISAKTPAGEPCCDWVGQDGAGHFVKMVHNGIEYGDMQLICEAYQFLKEGVGLSDDELEATFNEWRKTELDSYLIDITAEILGYKDEDGSRLVDKILDTAGQKGTGKWTGINALDFGIPLTLITESVFARCVSSFKEQRVEASKLFNKTVGKVEGDKAQWIEAVRKALLASKIISYAQGFMLIRQASEEFGWNISYGNTALLWREGCIIRSAFLGNIRDAYEANPDLIFLGSDKYFKDILENSQADWRKVVAKSIETGIPMPCMTSAITFLDGYTSARLPANLLQAQRDYFGAHTYERIDKARGEFFHTNWTGRGGDVASTTYDV; from the coding sequence AAAGGTACGAATATTATTGGTGCGTATTCTTTGCAAGATTTGGCGGATAAATTAGAAAAACCACGCCGTATTATGTTGATGGTGCGTGCAGGCGAAGTGGTTGATAAATTTATCAACAGCTTAGTACCATACTTAGACGAAGGCGATATCATCATTGATGGCGGTAACTCAAACTACCCAGATACAAACCGTCGAGTGGTAGAACTTCGTGAAAAAGGCATTCGCTTTATTGGAACAGGTGTTTCTGGTGGTGAAGAAGGAGCAAGATTTGGACCTTCAATTATGCCAGGTGGTCACGAAGAAGCGTGGCCTTTTGTTAAACCTGTGTTACAAGCTATTTCAGCAAAAACGCCAGCAGGCGAACCTTGTTGTGATTGGGTTGGTCAAGACGGTGCAGGTCATTTTGTAAAAATGGTTCACAACGGTATCGAATATGGCGATATGCAGTTAATTTGTGAAGCATACCAATTCTTAAAAGAAGGCGTAGGTTTATCTGATGATGAATTAGAAGCGACGTTCAATGAATGGCGTAAAACAGAATTAGACAGCTATTTAATTGATATTACAGCAGAGATCTTAGGCTATAAAGACGAAGACGGTAGCCGTTTAGTGGATAAAATCCTTGATACTGCTGGGCAAAAAGGGACAGGTAAATGGACAGGTATCAATGCATTAGACTTTGGTATTCCTTTAACTTTAATCACTGAATCTGTATTCGCTCGTTGTGTGTCTTCATTTAAAGAACAACGTGTTGAAGCGTCAAAATTATTCAACAAAACTGTGGGCAAAGTAGAAGGCGACAAAGCACAGTGGATTGAAGCCGTTCGTAAAGCATTATTAGCGTCAAAAATCATCTCTTATGCACAAGGCTTTATGTTGATTCGTCAAGCGTCAGAAGAGTTTGGTTGGAATATTAGCTATGGTAATACGGCATTATTATGGCGTGAAGGCTGTATTATTCGTAGTGCATTCTTAGGGAATATCCGTGATGCCTATGAAGCAAACCCTGATTTAATTTTCTTAGGCTCAGATAAATATTTCAAAGATATTTTAGAAAATAGCCAAGCAGATTGGCGTAAAGTGGTAGCGAAATCTATCGAAACAGGTATCCCAATGCCTTGTATGACATCTGCGATTACCTTCTTAGATGGTTACACTTCGGCACGTTTACCAGCAAACTTGTTACAAGCTCAACGTGACTACTTTGGGGCTCATACTTATGAGCGTATCGACAAAGCTCGTGGCGAATTCTTCCATACTAACTGGACAGGTCGTGGCGGAGATGTGGCTTCAACCACTTATGATGTGTAG